The proteins below come from a single Aegilops tauschii subsp. strangulata cultivar AL8/78 chromosome 6, Aet v6.0, whole genome shotgun sequence genomic window:
- the LOC109749328 gene encoding zinc finger protein CONSTANS-LIKE 5 isoform X2, whose protein sequence is MELQGLGRYWGVGGRRCGSCRGSPAAVHCRTCDGGSGDGAYLCAGCDAGHARAGHERVWVCEVCELAPAAVTCKADAAALCAACDDDIHHANPLARRHERVPVQPIGSSSPEGQEPDAFVMSFGGAVDGEKQDPVVNLNDALEAGAGGKENVKLDFLFADMMDPFFGSELPRFPHADSVVPSGGAVELDFGGVAAPAVVSNPSYSSYTAASLGGSGSSSEVGLVPDAICGRGGGIIELDFAQSKAAYLPYTPTPSHSTVSSVDVGSVPERSDSPIAAATPATGEGREARLMRYREKRKNRRFEKTIRYASRKAYAESRPRVKGRFAKRADDADADSNAVAVGTITTPRPCVLDFGSYGVVPTF, encoded by the exons ATGGAGCTGCAGGGGCTGGGGAGGTACTGGGGCGTGGGCGGGAGGAGGTGTGGGTCGTGCCGGGGTTCGCCGGCGGCGGTGCACTGCCGGACGTGCGATGGGGGCAGTGGGGACGGGGCGTACCTCTGCGCGGGGTGCGACGCGGGGCACGCGCGAGCGGGGCACGAGAGGGTGTGGGTCTGCGAGGTGTGCGAGCTCGCGCCGGCCGCGGTCACCTGCAAGGCCGACGCCGCCGCGCTCTGCGCCGCCTGCGACGACGACATCCACCACGCCAACCCGCTCGCGCGCCGCCACGAGCGCGTCCCCGTGCAGCCCATCGGGTCCTCGTCCCCCGAGGGGCAGGAGCCGGATGCGTTCGTGATGTCGTTCGGCGGCGCGGTCGACGGGGAGAAGCAGGACCCCGTGGTGAACCTGAACGACGCTCTGGAGGCCGGCGCCGGCGGCAAGGAGAACGTGAAGCTGGACTTCCTGTTCGCGGACATGATGGACCCTTTCTTCGGCTCCGAGCTCCCGCGCTTCCCGCACGCCGACAGCGTTGTCcccagcggcggcgcggtggAGCTGGACTTCGGTGgcgtcgccgcccccgccgtcgtcTCCAACCCGTCCTACAGCTCCTACACGGCGGCGTCGCTCGGTGGAAGT GGCTCGTCGTCGGAAGTCGGCCTGGTGCCGGACGCGATCTGTGGCCGAGGCGGCGGCATCATCGAGCTGGACTTCGCACAGTCCAAGGCCGCGTACCTGCCCTACACCCCCACACCAAGCCACAGCACT GTCTCCTCGGTGGATGTTGGGTCGGTGCCGGAGCGGAGCGACAGCCCCATCGCGGCGGCgacgccggcgacgggggaggggAGGGAGGCGCGTCTGATGCGGTACCGCGAGAAGCGCAAGAACCGGCGGTTCGAGAAGACCATCCGGTACGCGTCCCGGAAGGCCTACGCCGAGAGCCGGCCGCGCGTCAAGGGCCGCTTCGCCAAGCGCGCCGACGACGCCGACGCGGACTCCAACGCCGTCGCGGTGGGCACGATCACCACGCCCCGGCCATGCGTGCTCGACTTCGGCAGCTACGGCGTCGTGCCCACCTTCTGA
- the LOC109749328 gene encoding zinc finger protein CONSTANS-LIKE 5 isoform X1 translates to MELQGLGRYWGVGGRRCGSCRGSPAAVHCRTCDGGSGDGAYLCAGCDAGHARAGHERVWVCEVCELAPAAVTCKADAAALCAACDDDIHHANPLARRHERVPVQPIGSSSPEGQEPDAFVMSFGGAVDGEKQDPVVNLNDALEAGAGGKENVKLDFLFADMMDPFFGSELPRFPHADSVVPSGGAVELDFGGVAAPAVVSNPSYSSYTAASLGGSQGSSSEVGLVPDAICGRGGGIIELDFAQSKAAYLPYTPTPSHSTVSSVDVGSVPERSDSPIAAATPATGEGREARLMRYREKRKNRRFEKTIRYASRKAYAESRPRVKGRFAKRADDADADSNAVAVGTITTPRPCVLDFGSYGVVPTF, encoded by the exons ATGGAGCTGCAGGGGCTGGGGAGGTACTGGGGCGTGGGCGGGAGGAGGTGTGGGTCGTGCCGGGGTTCGCCGGCGGCGGTGCACTGCCGGACGTGCGATGGGGGCAGTGGGGACGGGGCGTACCTCTGCGCGGGGTGCGACGCGGGGCACGCGCGAGCGGGGCACGAGAGGGTGTGGGTCTGCGAGGTGTGCGAGCTCGCGCCGGCCGCGGTCACCTGCAAGGCCGACGCCGCCGCGCTCTGCGCCGCCTGCGACGACGACATCCACCACGCCAACCCGCTCGCGCGCCGCCACGAGCGCGTCCCCGTGCAGCCCATCGGGTCCTCGTCCCCCGAGGGGCAGGAGCCGGATGCGTTCGTGATGTCGTTCGGCGGCGCGGTCGACGGGGAGAAGCAGGACCCCGTGGTGAACCTGAACGACGCTCTGGAGGCCGGCGCCGGCGGCAAGGAGAACGTGAAGCTGGACTTCCTGTTCGCGGACATGATGGACCCTTTCTTCGGCTCCGAGCTCCCGCGCTTCCCGCACGCCGACAGCGTTGTCcccagcggcggcgcggtggAGCTGGACTTCGGTGgcgtcgccgcccccgccgtcgtcTCCAACCCGTCCTACAGCTCCTACACGGCGGCGTCGCTCGGTGGAAGT CAGGGCTCGTCGTCGGAAGTCGGCCTGGTGCCGGACGCGATCTGTGGCCGAGGCGGCGGCATCATCGAGCTGGACTTCGCACAGTCCAAGGCCGCGTACCTGCCCTACACCCCCACACCAAGCCACAGCACT GTCTCCTCGGTGGATGTTGGGTCGGTGCCGGAGCGGAGCGACAGCCCCATCGCGGCGGCgacgccggcgacgggggaggggAGGGAGGCGCGTCTGATGCGGTACCGCGAGAAGCGCAAGAACCGGCGGTTCGAGAAGACCATCCGGTACGCGTCCCGGAAGGCCTACGCCGAGAGCCGGCCGCGCGTCAAGGGCCGCTTCGCCAAGCGCGCCGACGACGCCGACGCGGACTCCAACGCCGTCGCGGTGGGCACGATCACCACGCCCCGGCCATGCGTGCTCGACTTCGGCAGCTACGGCGTCGTGCCCACCTTCTGA